In Vibrio diazotrophicus, the following proteins share a genomic window:
- a CDS encoding biotin-dependent carboxyltransferase family protein, translating to MSGLQVMSSGMLSLVQDLGRYGVAHHGLSTGGPADLHAHCWANQLLDNPSNASVLEITMGNVSFLALDDILMSLTGADTNPQIDGEPIATWRSFLLRKGQTLKLGYAKTGFRSYLAVAGGIDAPKVFGSSATVVRNQLGGLGVQSGRAVQKGDILPVCKTYTNDGKPFNWVPRLFIPKYSDEVSLSVIESYQSHLFSRRAKQTFYANRYQISDKSDRMGIRLQGDPVQMDLSGVISEGITYGSIQFPSNGQPIILLNDRQTLGGYPKIGCVSRMSLMKLAQARPGSTIHFYRGDIELETKAYGEFMNFFSL from the coding sequence ATGAGCGGCTTACAAGTTATGTCGTCAGGTATGTTAAGCCTTGTTCAGGATTTAGGTCGATACGGAGTCGCTCATCATGGGTTAAGTACTGGTGGGCCAGCAGATCTTCATGCGCACTGTTGGGCGAATCAATTGCTCGATAACCCAAGCAATGCTTCCGTGTTAGAGATCACCATGGGCAATGTCTCGTTTTTAGCGCTCGATGACATCCTAATGTCGCTAACTGGTGCTGACACCAATCCGCAAATCGATGGAGAGCCTATTGCTACTTGGCGAAGTTTTTTGCTGCGTAAAGGGCAAACACTCAAGCTTGGTTATGCAAAAACGGGTTTCCGTAGTTATTTAGCCGTTGCTGGTGGAATTGATGCGCCGAAGGTTTTTGGCAGTAGTGCCACTGTAGTGCGTAATCAACTGGGCGGCTTAGGAGTGCAATCGGGTAGAGCAGTACAGAAAGGCGACATTTTGCCAGTTTGCAAAACATATACAAATGATGGCAAGCCATTTAACTGGGTACCAAGACTTTTTATTCCCAAATACTCCGATGAAGTGAGTTTGTCCGTGATTGAATCTTATCAGTCACACCTTTTTAGCCGCCGAGCAAAGCAGACGTTTTACGCCAATCGCTATCAGATAAGCGATAAATCGGACCGAATGGGTATTCGGTTACAAGGCGATCCCGTTCAAATGGATTTAAGCGGCGTAATATCAGAAGGTATAACCTATGGCTCTATCCAGTTTCCTTCTAACGGTCAGCCGATCATTTTGCTCAATGATCGTCAGACTCTTGGGGGATACCCAAAGATTGGTTGCGTGTCGAGAATGAGCTTAATGAAACTCGCTCAGGCGCGACCGGGCAGTACGATCCATTTCTATCGCGGTGATATTGAACTTGAAACAAAGGCATATGGCGAGTTTATGAATTTCTTTTCTCTGTAG
- a CDS encoding EAL domain-containing protein has product MSDGRFVFADDSSSSLSINAIEYDIQPSWKVLTVDDDHGYQQSLIYSLNDLEVNGRPVEVLSASSATEAAYVLSQHNDIALVLLDVVMEQDDAGLRLVETIRNVQGNSLIRIILLTGQPGFAPRKDVMLQYDINEYWNKSEVDHETLKSIAAANFRSWQSMYELDKARMGLQLVVDASRNIASKYDTNTFIQVVIKEIVGLFGDFGEPVLCVLRMDKGNTIDNAPIVASYGAPDVEQGDTLPDKLRVEFEELIRESIAHQNHKFRSNLSVLYFSGDNHGSYNYLVLAESKKCLSDYHIRLLQVFSENISSGFMQIALVNQLSKLAYHDADLEVKNRNWLLRELEMMNQDDMAQLEMLVVELDDYDTHAISFNQQAMMALVSSVCQRLTEAFHDSAVVTRVGSDRFAILYNKSFALSDEELFALSSVSHSVGDYQVRCTLTFARVELSQLSDYSAQQILHMARSLLCCARENKVKIMAYEPSYRESLMRDYQILGDLKAAIENDEFYIVLQPKCDLKTGRAVGLEALLRWKKQETTIPPNIFIPIAERSGLINKLDAIAAKLTFQALHQLEDAGFNLPTSINATVKDLTDPEYIGLLLDLVRGENLNPDLIEVEITESQAMESYLEIKPALEHLHRAGIKISIDDFGTGYSSLSHISQLAVDTIKIDISFVRRLHEDMASQQVVDLVMSLASLFDFSVVAEGVETDVQRDALIERGCTLGQGYLYARPMVVDELLDWLKQNESDCSE; this is encoded by the coding sequence ATGTCAGATGGTCGCTTCGTCTTTGCAGACGACTCAAGTAGTTCTTTATCTATAAATGCTATTGAGTACGACATTCAACCTAGTTGGAAAGTACTCACGGTTGATGATGATCATGGTTATCAACAATCACTTATCTATAGTTTGAATGACTTAGAGGTCAACGGACGCCCCGTTGAAGTCCTTTCCGCTAGTTCAGCAACTGAAGCTGCGTATGTCTTAAGCCAACACAATGATATTGCACTTGTGCTACTTGACGTTGTGATGGAACAAGATGACGCAGGGCTTCGTCTCGTCGAGACGATTCGTAATGTTCAGGGCAACTCACTCATACGTATTATTTTGCTCACTGGGCAGCCGGGATTTGCTCCGCGTAAAGATGTTATGTTGCAGTACGACATCAATGAGTACTGGAATAAATCTGAAGTTGACCACGAGACGTTAAAGTCGATTGCAGCTGCCAATTTTCGCTCATGGCAGTCAATGTATGAACTGGATAAGGCGAGAATGGGGCTTCAGCTGGTGGTGGATGCTTCTCGCAATATTGCCAGTAAATACGATACCAATACCTTCATTCAGGTCGTTATCAAAGAGATCGTCGGGCTATTTGGTGATTTTGGTGAGCCCGTTCTTTGTGTATTACGGATGGATAAGGGTAACACTATCGATAATGCACCCATCGTTGCCTCATATGGGGCCCCCGATGTGGAACAAGGCGATACACTGCCAGATAAACTAAGAGTTGAGTTTGAAGAGCTTATCCGAGAGTCTATCGCCCATCAAAATCATAAATTTAGAAGCAATCTATCCGTTCTGTATTTCTCTGGTGACAACCACGGCAGCTATAACTATCTCGTATTAGCTGAAAGCAAAAAGTGCTTAAGTGACTACCACATTCGTTTGCTACAAGTATTCAGTGAAAACATCAGTTCTGGGTTTATGCAAATTGCGCTGGTGAATCAGCTTTCTAAGTTGGCGTATCACGATGCCGATTTAGAGGTAAAGAACCGCAACTGGTTATTGCGCGAACTCGAAATGATGAACCAAGACGATATGGCTCAGCTAGAGATGCTGGTTGTAGAGCTGGATGACTATGACACCCACGCTATCTCGTTTAATCAGCAGGCTATGATGGCGCTCGTGAGCTCTGTTTGCCAGCGCTTGACTGAAGCTTTCCACGATTCAGCTGTCGTTACTCGTGTAGGGTCCGACCGTTTTGCGATTTTATATAACAAAAGTTTTGCTTTGTCAGACGAAGAATTGTTCGCCCTTTCGAGTGTTTCGCACAGCGTAGGGGATTATCAGGTGCGCTGCACACTGACTTTTGCAAGAGTGGAGTTGAGCCAACTGTCTGACTATTCCGCTCAGCAAATCCTTCATATGGCGAGAAGCTTATTGTGCTGTGCAAGGGAGAACAAAGTTAAGATCATGGCTTACGAGCCTTCCTATCGTGAAAGCTTGATGCGCGATTATCAGATTCTCGGGGACTTAAAAGCAGCTATTGAAAACGATGAATTTTATATCGTTCTGCAACCGAAGTGCGATCTAAAAACTGGGCGAGCGGTGGGGTTGGAAGCTCTGCTACGCTGGAAAAAACAAGAAACAACGATTCCTCCGAATATTTTTATTCCTATTGCTGAACGCAGTGGCCTGATCAATAAGTTAGATGCGATTGCGGCGAAACTAACGTTTCAAGCACTTCATCAGCTAGAAGATGCTGGCTTTAATCTGCCGACCTCAATTAATGCGACGGTGAAAGATCTCACCGATCCAGAATATATCGGCTTACTGCTGGATTTAGTGCGTGGAGAAAACCTGAACCCTGACCTAATTGAAGTGGAAATTACAGAGAGTCAGGCCATGGAGTCTTACCTCGAAATTAAGCCTGCTCTAGAACACTTACATCGTGCAGGTATTAAGATCAGTATTGATGATTTTGGTACCGGATATTCGTCTCTTTCACATATTTCTCAGCTTGCGGTAGACACTATAAAAATCGATATTTCATTTGTTCGACGTCTTCATGAAGATATGGCGAGTCAACAAGTGGTTGATTTGGTGATGAGTCTGGCCAGTTTGTTTGATTTTTCTGTGGTAGCCGAGGGCGTAGAGACAGATGTTCAGCGTGATGCATTGATCGAAAGAGGCTGCACGCTTGGCCAAGGGTATTTGTATGCTCGACCTATGGTCGTTGATGAGTTGTTGGATTGGCTTAAACAAAACGAATCTGATTGTAGCGAATGA